From Sardina pilchardus chromosome 9, fSarPil1.1, whole genome shotgun sequence, a single genomic window includes:
- the si:ch73-15b2.5 gene encoding rho guanine nucleotide exchange factor 19, with product MDQLSYHNLNKESHGRTGISTCNEETNAEVTPSGTAEGLDLNVKKGESNIFEMFGAVGIGAALKSVAVSPSWSLKKGALLSTPHQLFTIPDPTCDTSRQDVSSQQLENKEENCDLTRDMDKSIEGYFETNYFHNLPLYQDYLVASVKADLQRVHQAGLADLVVSQCLPGLQCQPSSPRHATASPSPPPVLQDKTTCSLWQELPIVKERGLLGVLTATQVRQQEIMFELLTSEASYLKSLRVAVDHFKCSEELRHTLSSVEHHILFSSLRRVCGVSQRFLIDLESHFRENVVMTQFGDIVLHHRAELHQVYVPYVTNMMYQETLISELMQENPRFVSVLHSLEKHPQCRRQTLKSFLVLPFQRITRLKLILQAILKLTDPEALSFGPLTEAISAVHEIVNECNRKVMFMKQTEELVRLEKLVDFGRIKAIPLITHGRLLIHEGRLRQLDVRGCPTVGSVVSFSAVYMHLFSDLLLLSVQKDGRFCVQDYALLPHNVHTEDLKTDVLGLPAESFLLHLTPNHTGTATALILVASTRDEKDVWINALNLQR from the exons ATGGATCAACTTTCATATCATAACCTAAACAAAGAATCTCATGGTCGAACTGGCATTTCAACCTGCAACGAGGAAACTAATGCTGAGGTCACTCCTTCGGGAACTGCGGAGGGCCTTGACCTTAATGTGAAAAAAGGAGAATCGaatatatttgaaatgtttGG TGCTGTTGGTATAGGCGCTGCTCTGAAGTCTGTGGCGGTCTCACCCTCGTGGAGTTTGAAGAAGGGAGCTTTGCTCTCTACCCCGCATCAGTTGTTCACAATACCTGACCCAACGTGCGATACATCACGTCAGGATGTCTCCTCTCAGCAGTTGGAGAATAAGGAGGAGAATTG TGACTTAACAAGAGATATGGACAAGTCCATTGAAGGGTACTTCGAAACCAATTATTTCCATAACT TACCCCTCTATCAGGATTACCTAGTGGCGTCTGTGAAGGCTGATCTGCAGAGGGTACACCAGGCTGGTCTGGCTGACCTGGTGGTCTCCCAGTGCCTACCAGGTCTGCAGTGTCAGCCTAGCTCCCCCAGGCATGCTACGgcctctccatcccctcctcctgTGCTCCAAGATAAGACCACATGCTCATTATGGCAGGAGCTCCCAATAGTAAAAGAGCGGGGCCTCCTGGGGGTGCTGACTGCTACACAGGTCAGGCAGCAGGAG ATCATGTTTGAACTGCTGACATCTGAAGCATCCTATCTGAAGAGCCTGAGGGTTGCAGTGGATCATTTCAAGTGCTCGGAGGAGCTCCGGCATACATTGTCTTCTGTGGAGCATCACATCCTCTTCTCTAGCCTCCGCAGGGTCTGTGGCGTTAGTCAGAG ATTTCTGATTGATCTGGAGAGCCATTTCCGAGAGAATGTGGTGATGACACAGTTTGGAGACATTGTTTTACATCATCGGGCGGAACTGCATCAAGTCTATGTGCCGTATGTCACCAACATGATGTATCAAGAGACACTAATCTCCGAAttgat GCAGGAGAACCCCAGGTTTGTGTCAGTGCTGCACTCACTGGAGAAGCATCCACAGTGTCGGAGACAGACCCTCAAGTCCTTCCTGGTTCTGCCCTTCCAGAGGATCACCAGACTTAAGCTCATTTTACAG GCTATATTGAAGCTGACCGACCCAGAGGCTTTATCATTTGGGCCTTTAACTGAAGCCATTTCTGCTGTCCATGAG ATTGTGAACGAGTGTAACCGCAAGGTTATGTTCATGAAGCAGACAGAAGAACTTGTGCGCTTGGAGAAACTTGTAGACTTTGGCCGAATTAAG GCCATCCCTTTGATCACACACGGTCGCTTGCTCATCCATGAAGGACGGCTAAGACAGCTTGACGTAAGGGGCTGTCCAACCGTTGGCTCAGTGGTGTCCTTCTCTGCGGTCTATATGCATCTTTTCAGTGACCTGCTGCTCCTCTCCGTGCAAAA GGATGGCCGATTCTGTGTTCAAGACTATGCCTTGTTGCCTCACAATGTCCACACAGAGGACTTGAAAACAGACGTCCTGGGCCTTCCAGCAGAATCCTTCCTTCTCCACTTGACTCCAAACCACACTGGGACTGCCACAGCCCTCATTCTGGTGGCAAGCACACG AGATGAGAAGGATGTTTGGATCAACGCTCTCAATTTACAGAGATGA
- the wdr82 gene encoding WD repeat-containing protein 82, which produces MKLTDNVLRSFRVAKVFRENSDKINCFDFSSNGETVISSSDDDSIVLYDCQEGKPKRTLYSKKYGVDLIRYTHAANTVVYSSNKIDDTIRYLSLHDNKYIRYFPGHNKRVVALSMSPVDDTFISGSLDKTIRLWDLRSPNCQGLMHLQGKPVCSFDPEGLIFAAGVNSEMVKLYDLRSFDKGPFATFKLPYERTCEWTGLKFSNDGKLILVSTNGGTLRLLDAFKGAVLHSFGGYNNSKGVILEASFTPDSQFIMIGSEDGKIHVWNAESGMKVALLDGKHTGPVTCLQFNPKFMTFASACSNMAFWLPTIDD; this is translated from the exons ATGAAGCTCACGGACAATGTGTTGCGGAGTTTCAGGGTAGCTAAGGTGTTTCGAGAGAATTCGGACAAAATCAACTGTTTTGACTTCAGTTCGAATGGCGAGACGGTGATATCAAGCAGCGACGATGACTCGATAGTCTTATATGACTGCCAGGAGGGAAA ACCAAAGCGAACCCTGTACAGCAAGAAGTATGGAGTGGACCTcatcagatacacacatgcagccaaCACAGTTGTCTACAGCTCCAACAAAATTGATG ACACTATTCGGTACCTTTCTCTACACGACAACAAGTACATTCGGTACTTTCCTGGACACAACAAAAG GGTGGTGGCGCTCTCCATGTCACCTGTGGATGATACCTTCATTTCTGGCTCGCTGGACAAAACAATTAGACTCTGGGACCTCCGCTCCCCAAACTGTCAG GGCCTCATGCACCTACAGGGAAAGCCGGTGTGTTCCTTCGACCCAGAGGGGCTGATCTTCGCAGCAGGGGTCAACTCCGAGATGGTGAAGCTTTATGACTTGCGCTCATTTGACAAG GGTCCGTTTGCCACTTTTAAGTTGCCTTATGAACGCACGTGTGAGTGGACCGGCCTGAAGTTTAGTAACGACGGGAAACTGATCCTGGTTTCCACCAATGGGGGAACACTGCGCCTCCTGGATGCCTTCAAGGGGGCTGTTCTTCATTCTTTTGGG GGCTACAACAACAGCAAAGGGGTGATTCTGGAGGCTTCGTTTACACCGGACTCTCAGTTTATTATGATCG GCTCTGAGGACGGTAAGATCCACGTTTGGAATGCAGAGAGTGGGATGAAGGTGGCTTTGCTGGATGGCAAACACACAGGACCGGTCACCTGTCTACAATTTAACCCCAAGTTCATGACCTTTGCCAGTGCCTGCTCCAACATG GCTTTCTGGTTACCAACCATTGACGATTAA